CGCCCCGCAAAGCGGCACAGCGATCCCCAAGGTGATGTCCTCACCCGTTTTGCTGGCGGGGATTATCAAATGCGGTGAGTGTGGCAATCGCATGACCTTATCCACGGGCAAGGGTGGCAAATATCGTTATTACAAGTGCACCAGTCGTCGGGGTCAGGGCAACCATGCTTGCAGCAGTAAAAATATCCCGATGGAAAAGTTTGATGAGATGGTGCTGAACCAAGTCGCGAATACGATCTTCCATCCTGATCGCCTTCAGATTCTGATGAGTGAATTACGCGAGCGGATTCAGTCTGGCAAAAACAGTCGGCAGGAAGTGGTTTCAGAACTTGAACGGCAGTTGAAGATTATGGATGAAAAACAGAACCGCTTGCTCGATGCCATTGAAAACGGCATCGTTGAACTGGATGAAATCACCCATCACAGATCACAGCAAAACAAAACAATACGCGAAGCGCTGCTGATTAAAATGGCTGAGGCACGTAGAACTCCACTGCCTGCTGCCATTGAATATTTGAAACCGAGTCAGGTTGACTTGCTTGGCAAAGCGCTGCGCAGCAAATTGCTGGCTAAGGATTCCAACTTAGCCAAGGGCTATATGCAACTGCTGCTGGATGAAGTGCTGGTGGAGGATGAGACCGCGACAATCAAGGGGAGCTATGCTGCCCTTGCAAATGCGATGCATCAAATGAAAATAGGCACTAATAATCTAGTGCCTACACTCATACCGAATTGGTGCCGCCTATCGGATTCGAACTGATGACCTACCGCTTACAAGGCGGTTGCTCTACCAACTGAGCTAAGGCGGCGTGGTGAAACTAAACATCATTTGCAAACTGGTGGGTCGGGCGAGATTCGAACTCGCGACCAACGGATTAAAAGTCCGCTGCTCTACCGGCTGAGCTACCGACCCGCTGCAAGGAGGCCGAATTATACGCATTAGGAGAGCGCTGTCAACGAAGAATGCTCAATAATTCAATTTAATTTACGATAACGGGTCGGATCACTCACACCGGCAGCAGCAAAACCCGCACTGCGCAGGCGGCAAGAGTCGCACACACCGCATGCCCGCCCCAAATCATCCGCCTGATAACAGGAAACCGTCGCGGCATAATCCACGCTCAGCAAGCTGCCACTTTTAATAATGTCAGCCTTGGACAGATGCAACAAGGGCGCGTGCAAGGTCAACGGATGCCCTTCGACGGCCGCCTGCGTTGCAAGATTCGCCATGCGTTCGAACGCCTCGATATAGGCCGGGCGACAATCGGGATAGCCAGAATAATCCACCGCATTCACGCCGATAAAAATATCCTGCGCGCGCAGCACCTCAGCCCAAGCTAGCGCAAGCGACAACATGATGGTGTTGCGCGCAGGAACATAGGTCAGCGGAATACCGGCAGACGCGTGTTCAGGCACGGCAATATTGTTATCCGTTAACGCCGAGCCGCCAAAACCGGTCAGGTCGATATTCACAACCCGGTGCTCGCGAGCACCCAGCGTTTCAGCGACACGTTGCGCTGCCGCCAGCTCTGAGTGATGGCGCTGACCATAATCCACGCTGAGCGCATAGCAGGTATACCCCTGAGCGCGTGCCATCGCCAGCACCGTTGCCGAATCAAGCCCGCCCGATAACAGCACGACCGCATTTTTCATTAATGCCCCGCCTCATTATTCCAAAGTATTTTGTGAAGTTGCAGCTGAAAGCGCACCGGCAGTCCATCCCGCAAAATCCAGTCCGCCAACTGCGTCGGATCCAGATCTCCCTGCGCTGGCGAAAACAATACCGGACACTGGTCGGCCAGATGATATTGTGCAAGAATCTGGCAGGCCCAGTCGTAATCGTTTTCGTCGCACAGTACAAATTTGATTTCATCTTGCGGCGTCAGGATGGCGAGATTTTCCCAGCGGTTCTTGTCGACCTCGCCGGAGGCGGGCGTCTTGATATCCACTACGCGCATCACACGCGCATCGACCGCACCAATATCCAGCGCACCGCTTGTCTCCAGCGAGACCTGATAGCCTGCATCGCAAAGCGCCTTGAGCAGCGGCAGACAGTTGCGCTGTGCCAGCGGCTCGCCACCGGTCACGGTGACATAGCGCGTCTTATATTGCGCAACTTGCTGCAGTATCTCAGCCAGCGTATGATTTTTTCCACCGCTAAAGGCGTAAGCGGTATCGCAATACACACAGCGCAACGGACAACCGGTCAGTCTGACGAACACTGTCGGCAAACCAATCAGACGTGTCTCACCTTGCAGGGAAAAAAAAATCTCGGTAATGCGCAGCTGCGCAGCTGAATTTTGTTCGGACATAGAAACTACTTAGCGAGTATTTTTTTTGCTTTGGCAGCGGCAGCGCTGTCGGGATATTTGCCGACCAATTGCTTCAGCGTTGCAGCAGCCTGCGTTACCGCCTTCAACTCCTGCTGGGATCCGGCAATGCCGAATAACACATCCGGTGCTCTGGCTGTGTCTGGCGAAGCTTTGAGCAAGGCGCGGTAAGTGACGAGCGCGCCCTTATAATCCTTCAGCGCAAACTGCGTCTCTCCCAGCCAGTAGGCGGCATTCGGGATATGTACCGAGGCAGGATATTTTTTTATAAACTCTTGCAATGCTTTTGCTGCATTGGCATAGTTTGCTGCTTTAAACAGACTATACGCCGCTTCAATGGCACGATTTTCAGCTGCAGGATCGTCGGGATCGCCGGATACAGCTGGCTCCGCTTTGGGTTGAACGGATACTTCCTGTGATTCGAAATGACGCAAACGCGTATCCAAATCTACATAAAAATCTTTTTCTCGCTTTTCGGCATCTTGCAAGCCGTGCGCTGTCTCTTCATTCTGTCCGCGCAATTTGCGCAGCTCACCGTTCAACATATCAATCTGCCCTTGCAAATCGAAAATGGACTTGGTCTGTAACTTATCTTGCTCTTCTAACACAAGCACACGCGCCTCGACCTGCTGGATACTTTTTCGCGCATCGTCGTCCGAAAACAACCCCGCCTGAACGGGAGACGCGATACAGAAACCCAGCAACATCAAGGCGCGTAGCTTTTGCATGGAATTACTTGGCCTTGTAGTTCAGGTCAGTGCGGCGATTTTGCGACCATGATGCTTCATCGTGACCGGCAGCCTTAGGCATCTCTTCGCCGTAGCTAACGCTGGTTACCTGAGCGGCTTTCGCACCACCCAATTCAAGCATCTTTTGTACGCCGTCAGCACGACGCTGTCCCAAACCCAGATTGTATTCATTGCTGCCGCGCTCATCGCAATTGCCTTCCAGCTTCACGGTACGGTTAGCATGCTCACTCAAATATTTGGCATGCGCTTGAACCAGAGGCTTGTCAGCATCTTGCACTGCAGAAACGTCGAACGGGTAAAACACACTACGGCCAGCCAGAATACTCTTTGGATCATTCAGCGCATCAACCTCTGTCGAAGTCGATGTTGCCGGTGCTGTCACAACATCTGCAGCCTTAGCTACAGGAGCAGGTGCTGCTGTTTCGTGTGGCTTTTGGCTTGCACATGCGGCGAGCAAGTTCAACAAAACGATACTGATAACTAGTTTCTTCATGGCAATTTCCCTCAAGTTTTGGTTAATTTAAAGATTGGGTCCCCACACTGGCTCACGTGCATCGCCGCTTTGCGTAAACATATGCTGCTTGACACGGCCATCGCTGGACACGGTCGCCAATATACCACGACCGCGCGCTTCGCTGGCAAACAGGATGAGTTTTCCATTTGGCGCATAACTCGGTTTTTTCTCCCAGCCCCCCTCAGTCAAGGCTTCCGCCTGCCCTGTTTGAAAATCTTGTACCGAAATATAAAAACGACCACCACTCAAATGTGTGAACACAAATGACTTGCCATCCGGACTATAACGAGGTGAAAAACAACTGCCAGATGCAAAGGTCATTCGCTGCGCGCCCCCTCCTTCCACCGGCATGCGATAAACCTGCGCACTGCCACCTCTGTCAGAGGTAAACAACAAAGATAGTCCATCAGGTGAAAAATTTGGCTCAGTATCAATCCCGCCGCTGAAACTGATCCGGCGTAGCTCACTACCATCGGGGCGCATCAGATAGATCTGTGAACCACCATCGCGAGTCAGCACAACCGCCAGCTGCCGTCCATCCGGCGACCAGGCAGGCGCACTGTTACTGCCGCGATAGTCCGCCACGACCTTACGCAAATTGGTGTACAAAGATTGCACAAACACGGCGGCATGCCCGGTCTCAAAGCTCACGTAAGCCAGATGACTGCCGTCCGGCGACCATGAAGGCGACATGATGGGCTCATTTTGTTTCAATACGATTTGCTCGTTATACCCGTCGCTGTCGGCAACGATCAGACGGAACGAACGCCCCTGACGATTCACATAGGCAATCCGCGTACTGAACACACCCGGATTACCGGTCAGCTTTTCATAGATCAGATCAGCAATCCTATGCCCCACGGCACGAACCTGACCGTTGCCGACCGACACTGCCTGCCCGACCAGTTCGACATGTTTGAGCACGTCAAGCAAGCGAAAGCGCGCCTCTATCCGCCCGCTCGCCTGCAAACTGACCGTCCCTATCGCCAGCGCCTCGGCGCCTCGCAATTGCCAGTCGGTATAATTCACCTCAGCCGGTTCATGCGGCGCCTTACCCGTCGTATCCACCAGACGAAACAATCCAGTACGCAGCAAATCACCGCTGACCACCTCGTTGATCTCTTGCGCCAGCTTCGCATCTCCCCCCATCGGCACCAGCGATACTGGAATCTGATGTTCACCCGCACCGATGATTTCGATATTCAACGCAGCGCTCGCCATCGACATATGCGCCAACATCAACAAGCCCAACAGACCAGACAATACTTTCAACATACACACCCCTATTTATTATCCGGCTGAAAACCCAGCTTTAATTCACGAAAACGATTAAAAAGCGCCGCGTCTGCCGGCAGCGGCAGCGGGTCTGATTTTAAAATTGCCCGTTCGACCGCATTGTCATAAGCGGGATTGCCGCTCGACTTTAACAATCTGGGGGGCAACACGCGCCCCCCAGGCAGCACCGTCACTAAAAATTCGGCGCGCGCCTCTTTTGATACATCGGGCGGCTCAACCACATTGCGCCTAATCTTGCCCTGAATCTTGCCGACGAACTCATCGACAACGCGTCCAGTAGCTGCCTCTTGTGTGGCCTTATCGCGTGCGGCCTGCTGCTCTGCGGCCGATGGCTGAGCCGGCTGAGGCGCTGTTTTTTTCACATCAAGCGGCTTTTTTACCTCGGGTTTCACCACAGGCTTAATCTCGGGCTTTTTTTCCGGGGGCTTAATCTCCGGTTTCTTTTCGGGCTTTTTTTCAGGCTTTTTATCAGGAACCACAATTTCAGGCTTGATTTCCACCTCAGGCTCAACGGGTGCGACTTCCTCGACTCGAGCCTCTACCGGCGTTGCTGGCGCACTATCGGGCATGCTTTGCCACAACTCCACACTCATAACAACGGGCGGTTCGGTCTGCCATGAAAAGCCAAAATACAACAACGCCAAAAATGCGCCGTGCACCAGCACTGCCAGCAGGCAGGCCGGAAGCCGGTATAGGTCCTGATAAACAACCGTATTCATTTCGCCTGTGTCAACAGACCAACTTTTTTGATGTGTTGCTGTTGCAGCACGTCCATCACATTGATCACTTCTTCATAACGCACGCTCTTATCAGCCGAAATCACCACCGCCTGCTCGCTCTGTAGCGCCTGTCTCGATTTGAGAATAGACACCAGTTCCTCGCGCGACACCTGGGTTTCTTCATCGCCCTTGGCGTGGTCACGCAGCGCCAGCGTACTGTCCTTTTTGATAATAACTTCCAGCGGCGCCGGGGCGGGCGTGGAGGATTTACTGACCTGCGGCAAATCGACCTGTCCCGGGTTCATCATCGGCGCCGTCACCATGAAGATCACCAGCAACACCAACATCACGTCGATGTACGGCACGACGTTGATATCGTTCATCAGACGATTTTTGCTACGCATGCCGGATCTCATGGCTGGCGCTGCAAGACGTTGGAGAATTCTTCGGTAAAACTCTCGAAGCGCGTCGAGAGCCGTTCGATATCGTGCGCATAGCGGTTATACGCCACCACCGCCGGAATGGCGGCGAACAGCCCCATCGCGGTTGCAACAAGTGCCTCGGCAATGCCGGGCGCGACGTGCGCCAGCGTGGCTTGCCCCACGTTCGCCAATCCGCGGAACGCATTCATGATGCCCCACACCGTCCCGAATAATCCGACATAGGGACTGACTGAGCCGACCGATGCCAAAAACGCCAGATGCGATTCCAGATGGTCCATCTCACGCTGGTAAGTGGCGCGCATCGCACGTCGCGTCCCTTCCATCACAGCGGCAGCATCCACGCCGTGCTGTTTTTTCAATTTAACGAACTCAACAAAACCGGCCGCAAAAATTCGTTCGAGCGCGCCCTGATCGGATCGCGAGGTATTGCTGACCGTCTTGTAAACTTCATTGAGGTTGGGATTGCGCCAGAACGTTTCTTCAAACTCAGCGGTGAGCCTTTTCTCGCGCCGGATCGCAAACATCTTCATAAAGATGTACCACCAGGACATCATGGATACAAATAACAGCAAGCCCATCACCAATTGCACCAGCACGCTGGCGTTGCTGATCAGATGTATAAACGATAAATCCTGAGTCACTTCCATAGCTGCCTTTCCTAATTTTTCCATTTTGAGCTCAGCGCGTCAGGCACCCTGACAGGCTTGAACGTCTGTCTTGAGACGCACACCAGATGCACTTCACCGGTCGTCAGCAATTCATCATGACGGTGCACGCTTTGCTGCAAGGTCAGGCGAGAGCGCCCGATATCCATCACTTGCGCAGTAACGTTTAACATATCGTCTAACTCTGCCGGCTTCAAATAATCGAGCTTCATGGTGCGCACCACAAACATCACGCCGAACTCTTTCATCAGCCCCGCGTTGCTGTAACCACAGGCGCGCAACCACTCAGTCCGTGCGCGCTCCATAAAGTTCACATAGCTCGCATGATAAACCACGCCGCCCGCGTCCGTATCCTGGAAATAGACCCTGACCGGCCAGTTAAAAATTGCGCGCTCATTCATCCGTCAAATCTCCGCTGCCTAAATGACTCGCCACCGTCAGGCCGAAATGCAGGTAGGCATTGGCGGTGGCCATGCGGCCGCGCGGCGTGCGTTGCAGATAACCCTGTTGAATCAGATACGGCTCTAACACATCCTCGATCGTGTCGCGCTCCTCGCCGATGGCAGCAGCCAGATTATCGACGCCGACAGGGCCGCCCATAAACTTTTCGATGATGGTCAACAGCAGCTTCCTGTCCATCACATCCAGACCTTGCGAATCTACGTCCAGCATAGTGAGCGCCGCATCCGCCACGCGTCGCGTCGCGTCGCCGCCCGCCTTCACATCGGCATAGTCGCGCACCCGGCGCAGCAGTCGATTGGCGATGCGCGGCGTGCCGCGCGAGCGACGGGCGATCTCCATCGCGCCATCATGCGACAAATTCATCTCCAACAAGCCTGAGGAACGCATCACGATGCGCTGCAATTCTTCAGGCGTATAAAATTCAAGACGGGACACGATGCCGAAACGGTCTCGCAGCGGATTGGTCAGCATACCGGCGCGGGTGGTCGCACCCACCAGGGTAAACGGCGGCAAATCGAGTTTTACCGAACGGGCCGCCGGCCCTTCGCCGATCATGATGTCGATCTGATAATCCTCCAGCGCAGGATAGAGAATTTCCTCCACCACCGGCGACAGACGATGAATTTCGTCGATAAACAGCACATCATTGGGTTCTAAGTTGGTCAGCAACGCAGCCAGATCACCGGCGCGTTCCAGCACCGGTCCTGAGGTGTGGCGCAGATTCACGCCCATTTCGCGTGCAATAATCTGCGCCAGCGTCGTCTTGCCCAAGCCCGGAGGGCCAAACAAAAGCACATGGTCAAGCGGCTCCTGACGCTGCTTCGCCGCCTGAATAAAGATTTCCAGTTGCTCGCGAATTTTTTCCTGACCGACATATTCGTCGAGCTGCTTAGGACGCAGGGCGCGCTCCAGCGCTTCCTCCTGACGGGATGCAACGGCAGGGGTCGTCAGACGAGGTTCGGCAGTGAGATTGTCGCTATGGATCATAGGTATTTTTCTGAAGTGAGCCGCATTTTAGCGTACTCAATGCAGTGTCGGTGATGCGCCGCAACATTTCTTGAATTTCAGGCCTGAACCGCACGGACATTCTTCGTTGGGTGGCACTTTGACAGAGACGGCCTGCGACACCCTGCGCTGACGGGTTTCGGCTTCGCGCTGCTCGGCAAAGTACTCATAAAGTATCGCCACCGCATCGGCGATCGAGTCATATGCCTCTTTCCTGGCCTGTTTAACATCGGCACTCTTTTCCAGCAACTCAGCGCCCTGTTGCGTCCCCAGCAACACCATAGGCGAGAGCGATTCCTGTTCATTCTCAAATACCACACGCCAAGGGTCGATAAACAGGAATACGCCGAGCATAAAACCCTCTGCCCAACCTTCCGCCTCATAGACTTTGCTGCCATCCTCCTGCGCCAAAGTATAAAACAGCGGTGAAAATCGATTGCCAGCAATCCCATCCAGCACGCCGTTGTAATAGCGCATCAGCAAAGCCATGATGCGATTAGCCTGTTCTATCGAGGCAAACCCCGGAGCATCCTCGCCCTCTTCACTATCCCATATCCACGGCAGATATTCGCTCGGCATGACGAGCCTTGGATTGAGTACCAGCGCTGCAAAAAATCCGTCCAGTCTGGAAATATCCATACAGCTTTCCGGCACATCGTCAGACAGCAAAAATTCATCCAACTCATCAATTTCAGCATCGCTCAATGCTTGTATCGGTTTCATTGCATACTCCTAGCGCGCGTTAAACAGATAAATTACGCCCGTGACAAAAATTTGAGGGCCTGACGGATCCCGTCAGAGACGCTCACATCTTTGGGTAACTGCTTTGCTGCCAGAGCGGCTTCCTTATCGTTGTAGCCCAACGCCTGCAAGGCATTAACAATATCGCCGCTAGCCGATGTGACCGGCACACCATGCGCCATCGCCACACCCATGACGGTAAATTTACCCTCTAATTCCAACAGCAGTCGCTCGGCGGTCTTCTTGCCTACGCCGGGAATTTTGGTTAAACGGCCCGCCTCCTTGTTCGCGACCGCGTCGGCCAGATCGTTCAAACTCAGCCCCGACAGCACCGACAAGGCGAGCTTGGGACCGACACCGCTGATTTTAAGCAACTGGCGAAATGCGATACGCTCATCAGTGCTGCCAAAGCCATACAGCAGATGTGCATCCTCACGCACAATCAGCTGCGTGTGCAGCACGACTTTTTCATGCAGCGGTGGCAAATTATAAAAGGTGCTCATCGGCACCTCTAGCTCATACCCCACCCCTTGCACATCCAGCAAAATCTGCGGCGGCGTTTTTTCCAGCAAAATACCCGACAATCGACCGATCACACAAATCCCTTATAAATAAATTAGTTATTCATTAAAATGGCCAGCGACAACAAAGCACCATGCAACAACATCGCCGCAATCGTGAGCTTAATCGCACCACCCAGCTGTTGCGGTTCTGAGGCATGGCGCAACAAAATATGCGCCGCCTTCACGCTCAGCGGCAACGCCAATAACGCCGCTAATGCGCTCCTCGGCAGCCCGCCCAGCGCCACGCTCATTATTAACCAGAGGTAGGCGAGCAAAACGATCAGCACATAGCCCCAGCGCGCCTGTGGCACGTCTAGGCGCGCAACCCAGTGCAGCTTACCGGCAGCCATATCCGCAGTCCGGTCGGGGAACTGATTGATGTAGAGTAAATTAGCCGCCAGCAACGCGTATGAAAGTCCGGCAATAAAAGGCGCAGCAGAAAAGTCCCGTCGCTGCACGAAATCAGCCCCCACGACAATCAACAAAAATCCCGCCACGATGCACAGCTCGCCCCAGCCCCGGCTGTTCAGACGAAACGGCGGCGCAGAATACGCCCAGCCAATAAACAGGCCTGCCAAGCCGATGTAGGCCAACTGAAAGTCCGTGCGCAACATCAGCCACAATCCGGCCAGCGCGACCCCAAATAGCAAAGCAAAACCGAAGTTGCGCGTCTGTGCCGGCGTCAGCACGCCGTTCTGAATAAAACGACTACCGCCGGTAAACGGAAAGATGCGCTCCACGTTACACGCATCCGTGCCATTTTGCGCATCGTAATAGTCGTTCAGCACGTTGGCCGCCGCGTGCGCCAGCATGGCGAACAACAACGTAGTCAGCGCAAGCATTATGTCAAAGGAGGAACCCGCCAGCTTCGTCACGGCCAAGCCTATCAGGCAAGCCATCAGACTTGCCGTCAAAAATGCAGGCCGTGTCGCCGCAAAATAGCGCGCGAGCGGATTTTTAAATGCGGCGACCGAAGGCTCCTGCGGCGTCAAACCAGCCTCCCGCCGCGCACACGGAATCCTTTGGTCGCCAAAGCGCCTAGCCCCAAACCGCCGTGTGCATGACAAATCGCACAGGCCAGCGCATCGGCCGCATCGGGACTGGGCGTGCCGGATAATTTCAATAAACGCTGTACCATCAGTTGCACCTGTTCCTTATCTGCATGACCGTTTCCGACCACCGCCTGTTTGACTTGCAGCGCGGTATATTCGCCGACCGGCAAATTTGCCAGCACCGCAGCACAAATCGCAGCCCCCCGCGCCTGCCCCAGCAGCAAGGTCGATTGCGGATTGACATTCACGAATACTTTTTCGACCGCCGCCTGATCAGGCTGATGCTGCGTAATGACGACACCCAGTGAATTTAAGATGACTTTCAATCGCTCCGGCAAGTCGCCTGCGGGCGTTTTAATGCAACCGCTGGCAACGTAATGCAGCTGCTGACCCACCTTGTCGATCACCCCGAACCCGGTGATGCGCAGTCCGGGATCGATCCCTAAGATACGGATCGAGGCGCGAGGATTGAGCAACACCTGCGACCCCACCTCTAACTCAAGCCTCACTCCTAGTTCCTCAATCCTCAATGACTGCCGTGGTATAGACTTCCTGCACGTCGTCCAGATCTTCCAGCGCATCGAGCAGTTTCTGCATCTTTACGGCATCATCGCCGGTAAAAATCACTTCGTTGGCAGGCTTCATAATGACTTCGCCAAACTCCGCCTTGTAACCCGCTGTCTCCAGCGCCTGTTTGACGTTAATGAAATCATTGGCAGCCGTGATCACCTCGATACTGCCGTCGTCATTGGTGGAAATATCTTCCGCTCCCGCATCGAGTGCAACTTCCATCAGACCGTTCTCGTCCGTGCCAGGCGCGAAGATCAACTGCCCGCAATGGGCAAACATGAATGCCACCGAGCCGTCCGTCCCGAGATTGCCGCCATATTTCGTGAAAGCGTGGCGCACATCGGCCACCGCGCGCATTTTATTGTCGGTCATGCAATCCACCATGACCGCAGCACCGTTAATCCCGTAGCCTTCATAGCGGATTTCCATGTATTGCACGCCTTCGAGCTCACCGCTGCCGCGTTTGATCGCGCGCTCCACATTATCCTTGGGCATATTGTTGGCATACGCTTTGTCCATCGCCAGACGCAGACGCGGATTACCGGTCGGATCTGACCCACCCATACGGGCTGCCACGGTAATTTCCTTGATCAGACGGGTGAAAATTTTACCGCGCTTGGCATCCTGCTTGCCCTTGCGGTGCTGGATATTTGCCCATTTGCTGTGACCTGCCATGCTGTTCTCCAAATAAGTATCGCCTGATGTTATCATTTCCACCGGCACAACCCAATACGGGTCATTGCAAAACAGATAGCCATAGCCTGCGAGATAACACCAGCGCACCGTGTAAACGCGGCTAAAAAACAGCTGTTGCTTCACCCTCAATCCGGGAAAACATGAAAACGATACTGATTGCAAATCCGAAAGGCGGCAGCGGAAAAACCACGCTATCCGTCAATATCGCGGGATTTCTGGCAAACCAAGGTCAACGCGTCGCGATGCTTGATCTTGACCGACAAAAGTCGGCCACCCAGTGGGTCGCGGCCCGCCCGACCGATTTGCCCGAAATTGTCACCCTAG
Above is a window of Gallionella capsiferriformans ES-2 DNA encoding:
- the queC gene encoding 7-cyano-7-deazaguanine synthase QueC, whose translation is MKNAVVLLSGGLDSATVLAMARAQGYTCYALSVDYGQRHHSELAAAQRVAETLGAREHRVVNIDLTGFGGSALTDNNIAVPEHASAGIPLTYVPARNTIMLSLALAWAEVLRAQDIFIGVNAVDYSGYPDCRPAYIEAFERMANLATQAAVEGHPLTLHAPLLHLSKADIIKSGSLLSVDYAATVSCYQADDLGRACGVCDSCRLRSAGFAAAGVSDPTRYRKLN
- the ybgF gene encoding tol-pal system protein YbgF; the protein is MQKLRALMLLGFCIASPVQAGLFSDDDARKSIQQVEARVLVLEEQDKLQTKSIFDLQGQIDMLNGELRKLRGQNEETAHGLQDAEKREKDFYVDLDTRLRHFESQEVSVQPKAEPAVSGDPDDPAAENRAIEAAYSLFKAANYANAAKALQEFIKKYPASVHIPNAAYWLGETQFALKDYKGALVTYRALLKASPDTARAPDVLFGIAGSQQELKAVTQAAATLKQLVGKYPDSAAAAKAKKILAK
- a CDS encoding recombinase family protein is translated as MDPDEAEVVRLIYRLYLNGIEGRGAGVKEIAKYLATLGYQSRGKPWSIQKVHWTLSNTLYMGDYYFNVMDSKAKKQRPPEEWIKTEIPAIVDADIFERVRVLRESRAPQSGTAIPKVMSSPVLLAGIIKCGECGNRMTLSTGKGGKYRYYKCTSRRGQGNHACSSKNIPMEKFDEMVLNQVANTIFHPDRLQILMSELRERIQSGKNSRQEVVSELERQLKIMDEKQNRLLDAIENGIVELDEITHHRSQQNKTIREALLIKMAEARRTPLPAAIEYLKPSQVDLLGKALRSKLLAKDSNLAKGYMQLLLDEVLVEDETATIKGSYAALANAMHQMKIGTNNLVPTLIPNWCRLSDSN
- the pal gene encoding peptidoglycan-associated lipoprotein Pal, with the translated sequence MKKLVISIVLLNLLAACASQKPHETAAPAPVAKAADVVTAPATSTSTEVDALNDPKSILAGRSVFYPFDVSAVQDADKPLVQAHAKYLSEHANRTVKLEGNCDERGSNEYNLGLGQRRADGVQKMLELGGAKAAQVTSVSYGEEMPKAAGHDEASWSQNRRTDLNYKAK
- the ybgC gene encoding tol-pal system-associated acyl-CoA thioesterase, with protein sequence MNERAIFNWPVRVYFQDTDAGGVVYHASYVNFMERARTEWLRACGYSNAGLMKEFGVMFVVRTMKLDYLKPAELDDMLNVTAQVMDIGRSRLTLQQSVHRHDELLTTGEVHLVCVSRQTFKPVRVPDALSSKWKN
- a CDS encoding UPF0149 family protein; its protein translation is MKPIQALSDAEIDELDEFLLSDDVPESCMDISRLDGFFAALVLNPRLVMPSEYLPWIWDSEEGEDAPGFASIEQANRIMALLMRYYNGVLDGIAGNRFSPLFYTLAQEDGSKVYEAEGWAEGFMLGVFLFIDPWRVVFENEQESLSPMVLLGTQQGAELLEKSADVKQARKEAYDSIADAVAILYEYFAEQREAETRQRRVSQAVSVKVPPNEECPCGSGLKFKKCCGASPTLH
- the tolB gene encoding Tol-Pal system beta propeller repeat protein TolB; this encodes MLKVLSGLLGLLMLAHMSMASAALNIEIIGAGEHQIPVSLVPMGGDAKLAQEINEVVSGDLLRTGLFRLVDTTGKAPHEPAEVNYTDWQLRGAEALAIGTVSLQASGRIEARFRLLDVLKHVELVGQAVSVGNGQVRAVGHRIADLIYEKLTGNPGVFSTRIAYVNRQGRSFRLIVADSDGYNEQIVLKQNEPIMSPSWSPDGSHLAYVSFETGHAAVFVQSLYTNLRKVVADYRGSNSAPAWSPDGRQLAVVLTRDGGSQIYLMRPDGSELRRISFSGGIDTEPNFSPDGLSLLFTSDRGGSAQVYRMPVEGGGAQRMTFASGSCFSPRYSPDGKSFVFTHLSGGRFYISVQDFQTGQAEALTEGGWEKKPSYAPNGKLILFASEARGRGILATVSSDGRVKQHMFTQSGDAREPVWGPNL
- the queE gene encoding 7-carboxy-7-deazaguanine synthase QueE; amino-acid sequence: MSEQNSAAQLRITEIFFSLQGETRLIGLPTVFVRLTGCPLRCVYCDTAYAFSGGKNHTLAEILQQVAQYKTRYVTVTGGEPLAQRNCLPLLKALCDAGYQVSLETSGALDIGAVDARVMRVVDIKTPASGEVDKNRWENLAILTPQDEIKFVLCDENDYDWACQILAQYHLADQCPVLFSPAQGDLDPTQLADWILRDGLPVRFQLQLHKILWNNEAGH
- the tolQ gene encoding protein TolQ, whose translation is MEVTQDLSFIHLISNASVLVQLVMGLLLFVSMMSWWYIFMKMFAIRREKRLTAEFEETFWRNPNLNEVYKTVSNTSRSDQGALERIFAAGFVEFVKLKKQHGVDAAAVMEGTRRAMRATYQREMDHLESHLAFLASVGSVSPYVGLFGTVWGIMNAFRGLANVGQATLAHVAPGIAEALVATAMGLFAAIPAVVAYNRYAHDIERLSTRFESFTEEFSNVLQRQP
- the tolR gene encoding protein TolR, with the translated sequence MRSKNRLMNDINVVPYIDVMLVLLVIFMVTAPMMNPGQVDLPQVSKSSTPAPAPLEVIIKKDSTLALRDHAKGDEETQVSREELVSILKSRQALQSEQAVVISADKSVRYEEVINVMDVLQQQHIKKVGLLTQAK
- the ruvB gene encoding Holliday junction branch migration DNA helicase RuvB → MIHSDNLTAEPRLTTPAVASRQEEALERALRPKQLDEYVGQEKIREQLEIFIQAAKQRQEPLDHVLLFGPPGLGKTTLAQIIAREMGVNLRHTSGPVLERAGDLAALLTNLEPNDVLFIDEIHRLSPVVEEILYPALEDYQIDIMIGEGPAARSVKLDLPPFTLVGATTRAGMLTNPLRDRFGIVSRLEFYTPEELQRIVMRSSGLLEMNLSHDGAMEIARRSRGTPRIANRLLRRVRDYADVKAGGDATRRVADAALTMLDVDSQGLDVMDRKLLLTIIEKFMGGPVGVDNLAAAIGEERDTIEDVLEPYLIQQGYLQRTPRGRMATANAYLHFGLTVASHLGSGDLTDE
- a CDS encoding energy transducer TonB: MNTVVYQDLYRLPACLLAVLVHGAFLALLYFGFSWQTEPPVVMSVELWQSMPDSAPATPVEARVEEVAPVEPEVEIKPEIVVPDKKPEKKPEKKPEIKPPEKKPEIKPVVKPEVKKPLDVKKTAPQPAQPSAAEQQAARDKATQEAATGRVVDEFVGKIQGKIRRNVVEPPDVSKEARAEFLVTVLPGGRVLPPRLLKSSGNPAYDNAVERAILKSDPLPLPADAALFNRFRELKLGFQPDNK